ATGTTAAGCATTGTCTTCTTGCAAGCCTCTATAAACCACGCATCATGCgcagacaaaacaaaaacatcttGCTTTTATTGTTTTTCACTTGCCTGGGTCTCACTGCGCTGTCGCAGTCAAAAACCACCTTCATCTTGATTTGTCTGTTGTCGCCCGCCGTTTTTCCTGGCCCCTGGTGGGAATAGTTTTCCGTTTCGGAACGCAGCCAGCATTGTCTTCCCAACATTTGATGTAAGTGGATAGCCACAAGTCTTGGCAGCCTTTCGAAAGTGTTCAATTTGAAGTAGGCTTATAGTGTATAGCGCGCCTCACTTTTTCTTTCTGAGGCAAGCCGTAAAAGGAGATCTCTTATTCTAACCAACAAACACATCACAGCTATAAttcttagttgctacatccatttttggatttAGGCTATACATTAATGATATAGcctatacccattgattctttaaGAATAGGCTaagttataaatgcctcatgagctagCTCAACTGTCCTAGACCTACCCCATCAGaatccaaaatataagcttgttttacaccaatgtttgtaaacaatgtaggCCTAAATGTAAACGAAcaatgtatagcctcaaaacatggttaaaacgatatatgttgatgtcatggatggtgaGTCCTTGTATCCATAACTCCATCAATGAGTTtgtgagtggttacatttctccaggcccatccatCAGCTTTTtccaaaacagaggcggggtgtCGACTTTGTTCAGATTcagagtgtttaatagtcacatgtacaggattGCAGGTGGGATTGCAGGGTACAGTAATCTTAGGCTCTGAGCTCCATCATGCAGgactaagtgaaataaaataatgaaaatggtaataaaaaAACTATATAAATATAGATAGCACTATATACATCATAACAACTGtagggtccatagggggagtagcgGGGGGATGGGGGAACAGGTAGCTCTGAGGGTAGAAACTATTGGCCAGTCTtccagtttttgccatgatgctcaTGTACTTTCTGCATCTGAGTGATTGAAGCAGGGAGAACAGggcatggcttgggtggctggggtcactgatgatcttcttggccttcctgcgacacctggtgttgtaggtgtcctgtagggcaggcagtgtgcacccaatggtgaaTTTGGCTGCACGTATCACCCTCTGAAGCGCCTTGCGGTCCGTGGTGCTGGAGTTGCCGTaacaggctgtgatgcagcccgacagtacaCTCTGGATGgagctcctgtagaacactgaggGCCCTCAGGGACAGGCCCAATTTCTTCAGCATCTTGAGGTTGAAGAGTTGCTGTCGTGacttcttcaccacggtgtccgTGTGATTAGATCATTTCAGCTTCTCTGAGATTTGTACGCAGAGGAATTTGAAGTTATTGACGGTCTCCTCTGCGGccccgttgatgaggatgggggcgtgtccagcctggttcctcctgaagtccacaatcagctcctttgttttacTAACAttggggagaggttgtttacctggcaccatgccGTCAGAGTGCCTTCCTCCTGTaagctgtctcgtcgttgttggtaatcaggcctactactgtagtttcgtcagcaaacttgatgctggagttggaactgtgtgaggccacgcagtcgtgtgtatacagggaatacaggaggggactgaggacgcacccttgtggggcccctgtgttgagaatCAGTGTCGAGGAGgtcatgttgcctaccttcaccacctgggggcggcccgtcaggaagtccaggacccagttgcatagggaggagttcagacccagTGCCGTGAGCTTTGTAATGAGCTTATAGGGCACTATGAGTttgaaggccgagctgtagtcgatgaacagcatcctcacatatgcattccttttgtccaagtggctaagggcagtgtgcagtgcaacggcgattgcgtcgtccgtggatctgtcagGGCTGTAGGCGAATTGGAGAGAGTTGAGTgtgtcagggagggaggaggtgatatggtctttgactagcctctttaagcacttcatgatgacagttAAATGTTTCAATTAAGGAATCTAGCTTTCATTTCAGGATTAAGTGGTATATTTGGATACATTTTATTCCCCATACTCTATTGATCCAATATGACAACACAATTCATaattgtaaaaaattaaaaaaaaaaaaaaaaaaatcttaggGCTCCCAAAACACTAggctgcatgtgtgggtatggatgtgggtatgaAGACCTGCGAGCCACTGCCGCCCCTCATGATGATTTCAGATTTTTTTGTGGCTCCCAccaccatcaaagttgcccatccctgacctaGACATTTTCCAGCCTTTGACCTTCCTGCCATTCGACTTAGATTTAGAGAGATGTTTCTATAATTCACTCATTTATTACTGGCCAGTGCAAGAACTACATGGCCCACTCATTTACCTTCTCCCATGAGTCCGCTCTCCCTTGTGACAACTTTCAGATGTTGAATTCCAGAGAAACAAAACAATTTGCATCTCAGGAGGAACTCCGATAAGTTGTAGCAAATTCAATGTCTGTTTATACAAGAAAACAAAGAATTGTAGATCACTTTGAGCATACTGGCTTATCTGCAGAACTATGTGGATATTTTATTAGTTAAATACACATTTATACATCTAGCTAtattatctacagttgaagtcggaagtttacatacaccttagccaaataaatttaaactcagtttttcacaattcctgacatttaatcctagtaaaacttccctgtcttaggtcagttaggaggaccactttattttaagaatgtgaaatgtcagaataatagtagagagtatgatttatttaagcttttatttatttcatcacattcccagtgggtcagaagtttacatacactcaattagtatttggtagcattgcatttaaattgtttaacttgggtcaaacgtgtcgggtagccttccataagcttcccacaataagttgggtgaattttggcccattcttcctgacagagctggtgtaactgagtcaggtttgtgggcctccttgctcgcacacgctttttcagttctgcccacacattttctataggattgaggtcagggctttgtgatggccactccaataccttgactttgttgtccttaagccattttgccacaacttcggaagtatgcttggggtcattgtccatttggaagacccatttgcgaccaagctttaacttcctgactgatgtcttgaaatgttgcttcaatatatccacacaattttccttcctcatgatgccatctattttgtgaagtgcaccagtccctcctgcagcaaagcacccccacagcatgatgctgccacccccgtgcttcatggttgggatggtgttcttcggcttgcaagccacccccctttttctccaaacataacgatggtcattatggccaaacagttctttttttgtttcatcagaccagaggacatttctccaaaaagtacgatctttgtccccatgtgcagttgcaaaccgtagtctgtcttttttatggcggttttggagcagtggcttcttccttgctgagcggcctttcaggttatgtcgatataggactcgttttactgtggatatagatacttttgtacctgtttcctccagcatcttcacaaggtcctttgctattgtactgggattgatttgcacttttcacaccaaagtacgttcatctctaggagacagaacgcatctccttcctgagcggtatgagcggtcccatggtgtttatacttgcatactattgtttgtacagatgaacgtggtaccttcaggcatttggaaattgctcccaaggatgaaccagacttgtggaggtctacaatttttttctgaggtcttggctgatttcttttgattttcccatgatgtcaagcaaagaggcactgagtttgaaggtaggccttgaaatacatccacaggtacacctccaattgactcaaattatgtcaattagcctatcagaagcttctaaagccatgacatcagtttctggaattttccagctgtttaaaggcacagtcaacttagtgtatgtaaacttctgacccactggaattgtgatatagtgaattataagtgaaataatctgtctgtaaacaattgttgcaaaaattacttgtgtcatgcacaaagtagatgtcctaaccaacttgcctaaactatagtttgttaacaagaaatttgtggagtggttgaaaaacgagttttaatgattccaacctaagtgtatgtaaacttccgacttcaaatgtatattATAATATGCTAAGCATTCTAAGCTGCGGGAGGATCCCCTTCTACAATTTTGTGCTTATTTTCTTAATTTTATGCTCAAAAGAAGCTCATCCTTCTCTTACATCTGGCTGGCCACTTTATATTCCTCTGTGTTTTGTAATTTTTACCCATAATGCTCAATGACTTGACATTCCAAATTACCATTAAATAAAGCAGAGTGATTATTTCTACCAGGCTTCATTGGGTTGGCCAAAGAAACAGAACACTTTTAATTTGCAAAATAAAAAATGTCATCCTGCCAATACTATGATGTCACTGAAGACAGTAGTTTTCaatgggtgtgttcgtaaattcactctagagtgccagagtgtgctcacaGTGCGCtctgtccgttcgtaaattcagagtgttttgctctcggagcattcagagcgcacactggacgctctggccgaggagtagggttgatctgagtgttctgacctcacaacggcattCAAGCACCCAAgttaactggctaaagttggctagcttgctagctacttccagacacaaatgagagatcACCTCACTCTGATCATTTTACTCACCcttgcagagctggttaggctgttttcatgttaccTAGAGccttggtgactgtaactgtgctgctggcaacaaatatatatacaggtcatattcaacgggtgttgcgtGTTCGTaattcatcagttgttctgcgctctggcacggagtagatagccagagtgaatttacgaacgcacccaaaATTCTAACTATCATTAAAAATGATTGCATTATAATTTATCCCTCCAGCCCTATAAGACGGACTCAGAGACTATACACTTTGGCTCTTGCCAGACCCGTGCAGCGTTTTCCTCTTCTGAGTCAGATGTTGTTGAGCTTGAGCTTGTTCCCGGCTGAAAACTTTTATCCAATGGGTCTACAGGATCTGTACTACTAAAACTGGTGTCAACGTCATCAACAGCAGCAGGATTAGTCTGCTGAACATACACTAGTCAGTGATTAGCCAACATTTTACTACTTTGTCCCCATCAAACATGTTACCCCAGCAGCATGTGCTTGCTTGTAGTTTGCAGTTGTTGtcgacataaaaataaaaatgaatagtTATAATATAGAATGCCTAGTATACTCACAACTGCATTATGGTATAGATATTGCTATCTCTTGTACATATGTATATAATGGAGTTTGATAAAAAATTTCATATAATATTTTTTACAAGTGTACTGACAAGTGTCTAAATGATTCCAGCTGCATCAGAAACCAGTAAAGTGTTGACTTCAACATCTGGATCAATTCATTGGGATATTTATGGAATGTATTTGGAAGTCACTAGCTATAATGTCACTTATAAAACAAATGATGCAGGGAGTTGATGTATCATTTCAACTTTCATTTGTTGGCAAGTTAAACATGTTTCAGGTatcctagtggttaagagcattggaccagtaaccgaaaggttgctggttcgaatccccgagccaactagatgaaaaatctgtcgatctgCCGCTGAGCAAGGCACGTAATCCTAATTACTCCTGTCAGTCGCTCtcgataagagagtctgctaaatgtctcAAATCTAAAACAGTAGATCAGTCTGTTAACGTAGTAAATAAGTAGACAAAGTGTATTTGCTCTGGTGAACaaggtgagtttacacagcagtatgctGGAACCGTTATGGCAATgtatgacatacagtgccttcgggaagtattcagaccccttgactttttccacattttgttacgttacagccttattctaaaatggattacattgtttccccccctcatcaatctacacacaatacccccataatgacaaagcaaaaacagattttttgaattttttgctaatttctttaaaataaaaaacggaaatatcacatttacataagtagtcagaccctttactcagtactttgttgaggcacctttggcagcgattacagcattgagtcttcttgggtatgatgctacaagcttggcacacctgtatttggggagtttctcccattcttctctgcagatcctctcaagctctgtcaggttggatgggtagcgtcgctgcacagctattttcaggtctctccagagatgttcgattgggttcaagtccgggctctggctgggccactcaaggacattcagagacttgtcccgaatccactcctgcattgtcttggctgtatgcatAGGgtcgttggaggcggcttatggtagagaaatgaacattacattctcagGCAACAGCCCTGGTGGACGTTCCAACCAAGGTGTCATGTAAAAATCTTCCCAGAGTTAAATAGTTCCCAATCGTTCTGATTGTGATGTCATATTGTAAAATTTCTCACAGCGTGAAAATGTTCCCAGTTCAATAATTGCCCGTCGCAGACTTTTATCCCTTTAGCCATATTATCAACCGGCTGGTAGAGCATGTTTTGACAGTCGATTTAGAAATAGATATGAAAAAAATATTCACTTGAACCTGATTGGTCAACTCCCCTAACCCTCCTGTTTAGAATTTACATAATTTGTATCCTTTTGGTTTGCTGCATTTCAGTGGTGGCACTAAACTTTGCCCACTCAGTGGGCTGTAAGAAAACTCAATTAGTCACCAAAGATTTTGAATAAAAGGCAGGAACTCAGTTGGTGAGGGATTAATATTGCACCATTCCTGTTAGTAGAGACCATGAATAGTAGGAAtatgaaaataaagttaaaatgtAAAAAGGCTAAAAAGCACAAATTTCGTAAAAATATTCTCTACCAGGCAGTTGATACAgtatatgtggacaccccttcaaattagtggattcggttatttcagccacacccgttgctgacaggtgtataaaatggagcatacagccatgcaatcgccatagccaaacattggcagtagaatggccttactgaagagctcagtgactttaggatgtcacctttccaacaagtcagttcgtcaaatttctgtcctgctagagctgccccggtcaactgtaagtgctgttattgtgaagtggaaacgtctaggagcaacaacggctcacagaacaggactgccgagtgctgaagcgtgtaaactTTTTATGTCCTCAGTtgaaacactcactaccgagttccaaactgcctctggaagcaacgtcagcacaaaaactatttgtcgggagcttcatgaaatgggtttccatgaccgtGCAGCCGcaccaagcctaagatcaccatgcgcaatgccaagcgtcgactgcagtggtgtaaagcttgccaccattggagtctggagcagtggaaacgcgttctctggagtgatgaatcacgcttcaccatctggcagtccgacggactaatctgggtttggcggatgccaggagaacgctacaggCCCGAATGCATagagccaactgtaaagtttggtggaggaggaattatggtctggggctgtttttcatggttcgggctaggccccttaattccagtcAAGGGAAATctaaacactacagcatacaatgacattctagacgattctgtgcttccaactttgtggcaaaagtttggggaaggccctttcctgtttcagcatgacaatgcccccgtgcacaaagcgaggtccatatagaaatggtttgtcgagatcagtgtggaagaacttgactggcctgcacagagccctgacctcaaccccatcgatcaCCTTCGgggtgaattggaacgctgactgcgagccaggcctaatcgcccaacgtcagtgcccgacctcactaatgctctgaatggaagcaagtcacccagcaatgttccaacatctaggtggaaagccttcccagaagagtggaggctgttatagcagcaaaaggggcaccaactccatattaatgcccatgattttggaatgagatgttcgacgagcaggtgtccacatacttttggtcatgtagtgtatatgacaTGATTATTTTGGACACTGACGCGTTTACCTTGAACGTAATATTGTTGGGAGCCTAAACCGGTGGGTTTCAGTGACACATAGTTTTGGACAGGTTTGTAGACAATTTTCTTCATATTGTTGTTTAAGATCCAGCACACTATTGAAGGACCGGACGTTATAAAGCAACTTTATCACAactttctcaatgacattcaattcagcattgaaaaaaggcacaagtttaagtttgttctaCCTGAGTGAGTCTAACCACAAGTCAGAGACAACTAAAAtgacaccaaatgcgtttgataggtcatttttgtcttcttctaatgcctcttaaggggaaagtaaccAAAATAAACTAAAATTAATCATACTACgatactgagtttgggtaatcccaaAATTACGTTACTGaactaacggattacatttagaaagtaacctacacAACCCTGCCCGTGACCAACCAGCAGCCAATTATAGATTATTTCCCATTATTTAGCCTGTTATACTCTATACCACCAATACACTTGGGTGCACTTCCCTATCTCTATACCACCAATACTCGAGTGCATAGTGTAGTgtcctcaaactcaactctggacctcgaagccaatgttcgttcgacatggtgggatcattgggtcggtaaaattaattatgcgatgAATTGCGGTGGAAATGATGTTGTGTGGTCACTGCAACTttgaaaagcatgcagtttttCTACACTACAGGGTgctgaaagtgcacagtgatgaacTTGATGCTCCTTTTCAATATAAATCGAGGGTCTTCATTTGTATGCTAGTGACACGATCGGTACTTAGCTGCCAattaacaaatacatttttttgcTCTTATCCATCTCATCATATATCCTAACCTATCTAGTGTACACTTTATCAGCAAACTTGTCTAGAGAGCATGCACAAACCATATTGGGCAAATTTGCCATTTATcgcaacagtttgtgacaaaactatccgtAGAGCGGAAAATGCAAAGGAAACACATTAACCTTTTCAGTACATATAAGTTAATCACGCATCCTTTTATCCGCAAATAAAGTGTCTGATTTTTTTTAATGCAGATTAGATAATATTTGCATGATCTGTCGCAAATTAGATAGAAACCTAGCTATTGACAAGTATTTTTCACCCTCATCTTGAGGTTAATTATTTTCACAGCAAGGCTTGAATTCAATTACACAAGCTCTTTGAGTCACACCAACAGTTTCAGCATATACAATAGGTGAGAAACCATGTCATTCAACAATAATTGTATTAAGTACAAATATTTATTCTTAAAACTAAATTACAATtaagggagagatacagaaaaACCACTTCTCTCATCACGTAGCATCTGGGATTTGAGAACATTACAGAAAATCTGGCTTTTAACACAATTGAAACTCCAAGATCAGAGTGGGCATGGATGGCCATTACATATTATGCAGGAAAGAGATCATAGTCCTTCAATGTACTTGTGAGTAGTCccttaagtaaaaaaaaaagtctaACTGACAGGACTGCAAGCTACACTACGGCTAAAATGCAGACTGAgcattcccacacacacaccttgacacAATCTCACACACAGCAAATTATAGTTGCCATCAAGCACTTCAGAATCCTAAAAATAATTCcttaaaaacaaactaaagacaaaacagaCAAAGTATACCTGTGAAACTCCCATGACGGTTTCCAGACAATACATACACACTACAAGCACACAGACATGGACAACAAGGACACAAACAGTTTCATCTGACCTCCCACCAACCTTGTGGATGCCGGCCCTGTTTGAGTTCAGTTCAAGCCCGCTTGATTGGTCGACAATGAGAAAAATCCATCATCAAGGTACAACCTTCTCACAAGTCCTGGAAACATGAATGTTTCAGAACATGTTTAAGGAGGTTATTTCGAAGACCACCTTGAGGGAATGGATGATAATAGTCCAGAACAAAGCCCCTGTTACAGTCAATGGCTGCGCTCACACAGGCAACCCAATTCTGAGCTTTTTTCCACTaattaattggtattttgaccaatcacatccgATATTTTCACAGATCTTTTTCATAttttgatctgattggtcaaaagaccaattagtgaaaataaatatcagaattgggctgcctaccTAAATGCTGCCAATGTGGTTGTTAATAGGAGTTTGTGAGAGGAGGATATTGAGAATGGGAATGTTCAGTAAAGGGCTTCGTTGTTGCTGCTTCGTGGCCTCTTGATCTTCTCTATGTTTTTCAGGATCATGTCGTGTAATGTCACCTGCAAGCGGATGGGGTTTGGTTATTACAGTAAACAAATATCTGCACCAGAACATGACAGGCTAACAACATAACGTTGATACAACTTGGTTGAACAGAGACAGAACGGTGTGCATGTATGCTCACATATTGATTCCTCAGCTCTGACACAATGATCTTGAGGCTGATGTATTCCTTCTCGTCTATTTCAGTCACAGTGCGCTGGTAGTCCtcctgcagacagacagatggtcaACATCGAGACAGCCTCAGGGAAGCAGATCAAATGTGGATTGGATGTAAACAGCAAACACTTACCACATGAGGGTACTTTGTAATTTTTGAGACTAGCTTCGCTCTGGTGATGTAATACCTGTTAAAAACAACAAACGTTTGAGACAGTCCAAGGAACAGTTTCATAGATTCATAAGGGATTTGAAGCTCTATGGTTACCTTGTTGCAATACTTGTTTCATATgaaatatttattattattatttttatttatttcacctttatttaaccaggtaagccagttgagaacaagttctcatttacaactgcgacctggccaagataaagcatagtagtgcgataaaaacaacaacacagagttacatatggggtaaaaaacataaagtcaaaaaaatacaacagatgaTGAAGTCAGTGAAGTAAATCAAATACACACAAGGTAGTGTATACTGTAGCATACCTTGAAATTTGGTCCAGGTAAGAGGCTGCCTCTCCTTCCACAGTCCTGAGCTCAGCAACAGTTTCCTCCTGTGGACAGAAACAACCACACGACCAGCGTCATCTGACAGATCGTCAAATGCGTGCAAGTACTGCCCCCTAGTGTTGGAGATTTGTTCATGTTTGGAAAAGTAGACAAGaagctatacatttacattttagtcatttagcagacgctcttatccagagcaacttacagttagtgagggcatacatttttcttcttcatactggtcacccgtgggaatcgaacccacaaccctggcgttgcaagcaccatgctctaccaactgagctacacaggattaTACATGTGAGTGTGCATGTCTCTGCACTTATATTGATGGGAAAGTATAATACCTGGATAGATACGCCAAAGTTGTTACCATCCTCTATTCTGGGGATTAAGAGCTGGACCCACATTTTGACCTGAGAGTGAGAGACATACAGATGAGACAGTCATTCCTTAACAGTAGATCTCCACTAAGAAATTCAGAGTGGGAGAGCCCTCAAAAGGCAATCAAATAAATCCCTCAAAGAAAAatggctgtgtttgtgtgtgtacatactgTGTTGCATTTCTCTATGAGGGTTCTTATTTCTGGCTTGACTCTTTCGATCAGGTCCACCAGCTGGCCGTTGCTCTTTATCACCCCCCCTGGCATGACAAACACCTTGGGGCCATCTAGTGAGGTGGGATTGAGAGGTCAAACATCCAAGCAGCTTCTAGCTAATACAGAATACTGCAAATCAGTCAACTATTCTCTTCTATCAAGAAATGTATTGAAGATTAATGGTTCTGGCA
The window above is part of the Coregonus clupeaformis isolate EN_2021a unplaced genomic scaffold, ASM2061545v1 scaf0057, whole genome shotgun sequence genome. Proteins encoded here:
- the LOC121569056 gene encoding proteasome activator complex subunit 3; its protein translation is MSSKGIKVDNDLKTKVDTFREQITGEAENLVADFFPKKLLELDSFLKEPILNVADLKEIHSEINVKVPDPIILNNSHDGLDVQNARKRKMEDGLDDENCQDGPKVFVMPGGVIKSNGQLVDLIERVKPEIRTLIEKCNTVKMWVQLLIPRIEDGNNFGVSIQEETVAELRTVEGEAASYLDQISRYYITRAKLVSKITKYPHVEDYQRTVTEIDEKEYISLKIIVSELRNQYVTLHDMILKNIEKIKRPRSSNNEALY